The window TTGTTATATGGCTTTGGCTGATGGAAAATGAGTTGGGTAGGAGACAAGGTAAACTTCCAAAAAAATAGCTTCCTTTATAATTCCGAAAatgtaaaatactccctccgtccaaaaaattcttgtcatccgtatctagacaaatctaagacaagaattttgggacggagggagtagttctataATCAAACTACCGAACCGAGAAAATCCTTAATCCAGCTAGAGAAAATGCAGGGCTATACGACCATCATCTAGTAAAGCAATCTAAATTTGTGTGTATTACAGGAAACACATATGGCTGGCTTGCCGTCGTTTTACTTTCACACAATACAAGTAATTGATCACACCACGGTACTTATGCTACATTCTTCCAGAGAAAGATTCAGGTACTGGGAAACTGAAAATCAGTCAAAACTAAAGAGGCCAGCCGCGAGCACGAAGGAGAACTGCCCTCTCGGCCCGGGAAGCCATAGCTCTCAAATTTGCTCGGGCAGTAGATATGGTGTTCTGTGGCTGCCTCTCTCCCCCCTCATTATCGAAAGCCGTCATGAACTCCTCCTGCTGCAACCTGTATGCCAGTGAAGCGTCATCAGATTGGCCTGACCGCGCTGAACTCCTGGTGGCAACCAACTGCGACGCCCGAACAAAGCCTCTGCCGCTGTCTCTGCTTCTTGTGCTCCTACCCTGTGTGTCAAAGCTCCCACTGCTGGTGTTCATGGTTCCTGGGCCTGGCATACTTCTTCTGCTGCCTGCTGCTAAGGAGCTCCTGGTGCTGTTGCCTATTCTAGTGTAGTCCTGTGTGATGAAGCTCCTACTGCCACTGCCACTGGTGTTCCTAATGCCAACTTCTGTATAGTTGTTGCTTCTTGGCAGGCTTTGCTTCACATCGTCCTTACTTGCTGAGGATGAGGCCATGGAGCTCTTCCTCGCCTCTACTTCGCTAGGAAATAGGAGTTGGATGGTGTTCCAGAGTACCGTGTTGATAGTGCAAGATCTTGAATTACTGCAGAGTGACAAAAAAATAGTTGAACCCATGTTTGTTTTTCTACCATATTTGGAGTAGTGCAAAATCTGAAGATCAAAGCGTACCTGATTAACTGACGGCATTTTGGGCACCGCTTTCCACACTTAGAGGCGGCATGTTTTAAGCATTGCATGCAAAAGCTGTCCAGTGAAAGAAAGAGGCAACAGTGTTATGAGGATCAAGAATTGCATCCGGTATTTGATCTCTGAATTACAGGGCCAATATTCTATGTAGGGAATTTTATGGATTAGCAAAGCACTTAGTGAAGTACACAGCTGCTCAGTTCAATACCAAAACTCATGGCTGTTCAAGCTAACAGGGATGCTAATCTTTGTCACAGTCAACAATTCACGAAACAAATAAATACGAATTAGCTACATTGCACATCTGCATCGAAAATAAGCATTGCCAAGTACAGTTGCCACAAGTGATTAACAACATACTGAATCTCGTAAAGTAACCAGAAACAAAATTCCTAATTCGTGGTAGTACATGGGATGAATAAGGGGTTTATACACATCACACACTGAATCTTGGGAAAGAAAAAACAGGAGAACAATTCACGAAACAAATAAATATCATAATTTCTGGAAAGTTAAAACTTGGCCCTGTGCTGCAAATGTTGTGAACCAATTCCTAATTCCTGGTACATGGGATGGATAAGGGGTTTATACACATCAAACATTGACATCTTGGGGGAAAGAAAGCATTGGAAAAGGGCAATATCATAATTTCTGGAAGTTAAAACTTGGCTCTGTGCTGCAAAGGTTGTGAACCAACAAACTATTTTAGACAGTAGTAGCGTGCAAATTTACCTGTGACCACAAGGCGTGGTACTTGGCTGATAGCAGATGTCCAAGCAAATCTGCGCAAAATCAGACACTAATCATACTCTACTCAGCGGTAATCACATATGCAGTGACAAGACATGAAACCAAGGATATCGATCTGCGAAAGGCCCTTACAGCGCAAGACAGTTCCTCCCTGAGCCGATCCATACACGGCAGCTCGCCACTCGCCACTGCTTCAGATCCGGACTTCTCCTTTCCCTCGACGACAGaaaccttctccttctcctcctccgcctgctTTACCTCCTTCGTGCCAACTGCAAAGATTTCAAATTAACACGAGATCGACAATTCCCCAAACAGACACAACCCGAAACGCTCAACAGATCGGGGTAAGGAAGAACGCGAGGGGGCAACCACCGACCTTCATGGTCGTTCGGCTTCTCGTCGTCGTCGAGCACAAGCGCAACCGGCGGGATCGGGGTCTCATCCGCCGACTGCCGCCGCGACCTCCGCTTCCTGCAGGACAGCGATAATCCGTACGGATCCAGAAACCAACCAagacaagaaagaaagaaagaaagaggagaGGAAGGCCGCGTCGCGCGATTGGTGCGGTGCCGGGATAGGTACCTGGTGTTAGATCCGGCGCTGCCGCCCGCGGTAGAGGAGCCGGAGGGCCGCCTCTTGCGGCGCGACTCGCGGACCGGGGTGTCCTCGACGACGAGCGCCGCGAGGAGGATGGACTCCTCGTCCCAGCCGGCCAGCTCCGCCGCCGAGCGGAACCGGGGGCTGAGCAGGCCCGCGCCGCTCTTGGCGGCCGGTGTCCGCCGTGGTGCGGATCTAGGACTCTCCGCCGCCATCTCCCCCTTTTCTCTCGTGGAGACGGTAGCCGTTGGCTGGGCAGGTGTGGAGCggggaaggggggaggagaggCAACGGTCGGCAATTACGAAATTATATTGGCAGATCCCGGCCTCGAAACAGGAAAGGTGTACGTAGCACGCTTCCGCTGCGCCCTTCGTCGCCACGATCGTGGGCGCTGGCCTTCAACTGGGATAACAAAAGATATTTTTTCTATATGTTTTTTTCAGAAAAAAGATCCTCCGATCTAATACTAATATTATTTTTCATACAGGAGTGCAAAGATCTCTAGAATAACAAAAAATTACAAATAAATTCATAGACCACTTGACGACGACTACGAACACAGGAGCAGGTCGAAGATGCGCCGCCGTCATCGTCCCTCTATCACTGAAGTAGGCGTTTGGTAGCCTACAGATTGTCCAACCAGCCCTGGGGATGGGACTTtgggggcgtgtttggttgcccgcatcgagCCCAACCAGGCCCACACGGGAAGTAAGAAGCATGTTTGGTTGTCTGGTTTCACTGTTAGGCCTGCATCGCATGCTTCTTAAAGCAGCCCAGAGCCTGGCTCGCTAGAAACGCTCGAATCGGCAGTTTCTCGCAAGCCAGGCCGAGGCGAGCGCAAGCGAGCGGGCCCTTGCACGAGTGGAGACTCGAGGGACGCGAGGTGATTACGTGAGGTCTTTTTCGACCTTCGGTAAGCTTCTATGTAATCTCCTTTCTTCCTTTGTCCCTCTGATCTACACAATGATGCTTCGATTCGAGGTAAGCTCTACACGAAAAAGATGCATCTCGATTCTACGGTTTCATTCAGGCGATCGGTTCGTAGTTTCGTCGGCTGGAAGTTCTTTATTTCGTGTTCCCGTTTGGAGCTATTCTGGACGAATTTTGTCAGATTCTCGTGCACGATCGACCGTTTGAAATTTCCTTTGACTAGCAGCCTAATATCGCAGTTCCGCACAACATTCGTGTTGTAAGTTTTTGGTTTCGACGATCGTAGTTTCATCTCCCCTTGAACATCAGTCTAGTGCACTCAcgccgccatgtcgagctcctCTGTCCTCTGCTCAGAGCCCTCCTATTCATCCCTCTCGACGCCGACACCCTTCCCCTTGATCTTCTTGCCCACgtcctactacactggagtcgtTTCCGGCGTCGCTCATCTCGGCCTACCCCCTGTCGTCCTCCTACTGCACTGACGCTGCAATGGCGCGCACACTGCTTTTTTGTGTCCTCTGCCTCCGTGCACACTGCAGTTTGCCGCGCCGCCGACGAGGTCGATCATCTTAGCCTCCTCTCTCGCGCGCTACTACACTGGAGTCGTTTCCGGCGTCGATCATCTCGGCTCCTCTCTCGTCCACTACACTGACGAACCATGGCGCGAGCACTGCATTCTCTTCCTCTGTCGACTGGCTTTGCGCGAGCACCGCAACTAGTTCGTCGACGATGTCGCTCGTTGTGCCACCGACAGGGTCGCTTGTCCACTACTCCATGCTCGCCATGTCGGACACGACGCCATGGCCACTATCCACCGCAGTCGCCATTGTCCGGCGCACACTGCATTTCTTCTCCCCCCTGCTAGCTCTTAACCTTGTGTGCTAAATGCAAGTGCTAGCTCTTAATCATACCTCATGCGTGCAACCAAACACCTTGTTCATGTGCCGCTTGGGTCAATGCAGGCAACAAAACAAAGTGCACTTGTGTATTATCTAATGCAGCGACCTTAGATGCAGGTaaccaaacaacttgcagatgTCGCATATGAGGCTGTTTTTCAAAGCCAGGCTGGGTTGAGATGTGTATGCAACGC is drawn from Triticum dicoccoides isolate Atlit2015 ecotype Zavitan chromosome 6B, WEW_v2.0, whole genome shotgun sequence and contains these coding sequences:
- the LOC119325470 gene encoding putative E3 ubiquitin-protein ligase RING1a — translated: MAAESPRSAPRRTPAAKSGAGLLSPRFRSAAELAGWDEESILLAALVVEDTPVRESRRKRRPSGSSTAGGSAGSNTRKRRSRRQSADETPIPPVALVLDDDEKPNDHEVGTKEVKQAEEEKEKVSVVEGKEKSGSEAVASGELPCMDRLREELSCAICLDICYQPSTTPCGHSFCMQCLKHAASKCGKRCPKCRQLISNSRSCTINTVLWNTIQLLFPSEVEARKSSMASSSASKDDVKQSLPRSNNYTEVGIRNTSGSGSRSFITQDYTRIGNSTRSSLAAGSRRSMPGPGTMNTSSGSFDTQGRSTRSRDSGRGFVRASQLVATRSSARSGQSDDASLAYRLQQEEFMTAFDNEGGERQPQNTISTARANLRAMASRAERAVLLRARGWPL